The following are encoded together in the Vigna unguiculata cultivar IT97K-499-35 chromosome 2, ASM411807v1, whole genome shotgun sequence genome:
- the LOC114173839 gene encoding cellulose synthase-like protein D3, whose amino-acid sequence MASKVFRASRSSISTSSDAGDGQKPPLPPSVQFGRRTSSGRYVSYSRDDLDSEIGSTDFMNYTVHIPDTPDNQPMDPSISQKVEEQYVSNSLFTGGFNSVTRAHLMDKVIESEANHPQMAGAKGSSCAVPGCDSKVMSDERGADILPCECDFKICRDCYIDAVKTGGGVCPGCKEQYKNTELDEVAVDNGHPLPLPPPPGGVSRMGKKLSLMKSQKSTLVRSQTGDFDHNRWLFETKGTYGYGNAIWPKEGGFGNEIEDDVVEPTELMNRPWRPLTRKLKIPAAILSPYRLIIFIRLVVLALFLAWRVKHQNTDAVWLWGMSVVCEIWFAFSWLLDQLPKLCPVNRSTDLNVLKEKFETPTPNNPTGKSDLPGIDIFVSTADPEKEPPLVTANTILSILAADYPVEKLSCYVSDDGGALLTFEAMAEAASFANTWVPFCRKHDIEPRNPESYFNLKRDPYKNKVRPDFVKDRRRVKREYDEFKVRINGLPESIRRRSDAYHAREEIKAMKVERQNRGDETLETVKIPKATWMADGTHWPGTWLNPTSEHSKGDHAGIIQVMLKPPSDEPLPGSADDTSIIDLTDIDIRLPLLVYVSREKRPGYDHNKKAGAMNALVRASAVMSNGPFILNLDCDHYIYNSKAMREGMCFMMDRGGDRLCYVQFPQRFEGIDPSDRYANHNTVFFDVNMRALDGLQGPVYVGTGCLFRRIALYGFDPPRSKEHHTSCCNCCFGRQKRHASMASTPEESRALRMGDEEEEEMNLSLFPKKFGNSTFLIDSIPVAEFQGRPLADHPAVKNGRPPGALTIPRDLLDASTVAEAISVISCWYEDKTEWGNRVGWIYGSVTEDVVTGYRMHNRGWKSVYCVTKRDAFRGTAPINLTDRLHQVLRWATGSVEIFFSRNNALLASPRMKILQRIAYLNVGIYPFTSIFLIVYCFLPALSLFSGQFIVQTLNVTFLSYLLGITVTLCILAVLEIKWSGIELEEWWRNEQFWLIGGTSAHLAAVLQGLLKVVAGIEISFTLTSKSGGDDVDDEFADLYIVKWTSLMIPPITIMMVNLIGIAVGVSRTIYSVIPQWSRLLGGVFFSFWVLAHLYPFAKGLMGRRGRTPTIVFVWSGLIAITISLLWVAINPPAGSNQIGGSFQFP is encoded by the exons ATGGCTTCAAAAGTGTTTAGAGCAAGCAGATCATCTATATCAACATCATCTGATGCAGGTGATGGCCAGAAGCCTCCTTTACCTCCAAGTGTGCAATTTGGTCGGAGAACTTCCTCAGGCCGTTATGTCAGTTACTCCAGAGATGATCTTGACAGTGAAATAGGGAGCACAGATTTCATGAACTATACAGTGCATATACCAGACACCCCAGATAACCAACCTATGGATCCATCAATCTCACAGAAAGTTGAGGAGCAATATGTGTCAAATTCACTTTTCACAGGTGGATTCAACAGCGTTACCAGAGCACATCTAATGGATAAGGTGATAGAATCTGAAGCAAATCATCCGCAGATGGCTGGTGCAAAAGGGTCTTCATGTGCAGTTCCTGGTTGTGATTCTAAGGTGATGAGTGATGAACGTGGTGCTGATATTCTTCCATGTGAGTGTGATTTTAAGATATGCAGAGATTGTTATATAGATGCAGTGAAAACAGGAGGTGGTGTTTGCCCAGGATGCAAGGAACAGTATAAGAACACAGAACTAGATGAAGTGGCTGTAGATAATGGACATCCTCTTCCACTTCCTCCTCCACCGGGTGGAGTGTCTAGAATGGGGAAGAAATTGTCCTTGATGAAGTCACAGAAGTCAACGTTAGTGAGGAGCCAAACCGGAGACTTTGATCATAACCGGTGGCTCTTTGAAACAAAGGGGACCTATGGCTATGGTAATGCTATATGGCCAAAGGAAGGTGGTTTTGGAAATGAAATAGAGGATGATGTTGTTGAGCCAACTGAGTTGATGAATAGACCTTGGAGACCACTTACTAGGAAACTCAAGATACCTGCTGCTATTCTCAGTCCATATCG TCTTATCATTTTTATTCGATTGGTTGTCTTGGCTTTGTTCTTGGCATGGAGGGTCAAACACCAAAATACTGATGCAGTATGGCTGTGGGGCATGTCTGTTGTTTGTGAGATATGGTTTGCATTTTCCTGGCTTCTGGATCAACTGCCCAAACTGTGCCCAGTGAATCGATCCACAGATCTTAATGTTCTGAAGGAGAAATTTGAAACACCCACCCCTAACAATCCAACTGGAAAATCTGATCTTCCAGGAATAGATATATTTGTTTCTACCGCTGATCCTGAGAAAGAACCTCCTCTAGTAACTGCAAACACTATCTTGTCTATTTTAGCTGCTGATTACCCTGTTGAGAAGCTTTCTTGTTATGTTTCTGATGATGGAGGTGCGCTTCTAACTTTTGAGGCTATGGCTGAAGCTGCAAGCTTTGCTAATACATGGGTTCCCTTCTGCCGTAAACATGATATAGAGCCCAGGAATCCTGAATCATACTTCAACTTAAAAAGAGACCCTTACAAAAACAAAGTGCGGCCTGATTTTGTCAAGGATCGAAGACGAGTGAAGCGTGAGTACGATGAATTCAAGGTTAGGATCAACGGTCTGCCAGAATCTATTCGCCGCCGATCTGATGCCTATCATGCAAGAGAGGAAATCAAGGCCATGAAAGTTGAGAGACAAAATAGGGGAGATGAAACTTTAGAAACGGTAAAGATTCCTAAAGCAACATGGATGGCTGATGGAACTCATTGGCCAGGAACTTGGTTGAATCCTACATCTGAGCATTCTAAGGGTGATCATGCTGGTATAATTCAG GTGATGTTGAAACCTCCTAGTGATGAACCTCTCCCCGGAAGTGCAGATGATACAAGTATCATTGACCTAACTGATATTGATATCCGTCTTCCCCTTCTTGTCTATGTTTCTCGAGAGAAGCGACCAGGCTATGATCACAACAAGAAAGCCGGCGCCATGAACGCCTTGGTTCGAGCATCAGCAGTCATGTCTAACGGTCCATTTATTCTCAATCTTGATTGCGACCACTATATCTACAACTCAAAGGCAATGAGGGAAGGCATGTGCTTCATGATGGATAGGGGAGGTGATCGCCTTTGTTATGTCCAATTCCCACAGAGGTTTGAAGGGATTGATCCCTCCGATAGGTATGCCAATCACAATACTGTCTTCTTTGATGTCAACATGAGAGCCCTTGATGGACTTCAAGGGCCGGTGTACGTGGGAACAGGGTGCCTCTTCAGACGGATCGCACTATATGGTTTTGACCCGCCCCGATCCAAAGAGCACCACACAAGTTGTTGTAATTGTTGCTTTGGCCGTCAAAAGAGACATGCATCAATGGCGAGCACCCCAGAAGAGAGTCGGGCACTGAGGATGGGTgatgaggaggaggaggaaatGAATTTATCACTGTTCCCCAAGAAGTTTGGAAACTCAACTTTCCTCATCGACTCTATTCCGGTGGCTGAATTCCAAGGCCGGCCGCTGGCCGATCACCCTGCTGTGAAAAACGGACGTCCGCCCGGTGCTCTCACCATACCCCGCGATCTTCTTGATGCATCGACGGTGGCAGAGGCCATTAGTGTCATCTCGTGTTGGTACGAGGACAAGACCGAGTGGGGAAACCGTGTTGGGTGGATCTATGGCTCTGTGACGGAGGATGTGGTTACTGGATATAGGATGCACAATAGAGGATGGAAATCAGTTTACTGTGTGACCAAACGTGATGCCTTCCGAGGAACTGCTCCCATCAATCTCACTGACAGGTTGCATCAAGTCCTTAGATGGGCCACTGGCTCAGTTGAGATATTCTTTTCAAGAAACAACGCTCTTCTGGCTAGTCCAAGAATGAAAATTCTTCAAAGAATTGCATATCTTAATGTTGGAATCTACCCCTTCACATCCATTTTCCTAATTGTCTACTGCTTCCTTCCTGCACTTTCCCTTTTCTCTGGCCAATTCATTGTGCAGACCCTCAATGTCACTTTTCTTTCTTACCTCTTGGGCATCACTGTGACTCTCTGCATACTTGCAGTGCTGGAGATTAAGTGGTCAGGCATTGAGCTGGAAGAATGGTGGAGAAATGAGCAGTTCTGGCTGATTGGAGGGACAAGTGCTCATCTTGCAGCTGTGCTTCAAGGTTTGCTCAAAGTCGTGGCAGGGATTGAAATCTCTTTCACCTTGACTTCAAAGTCGGGTGGTGATGATGTAGATGATGAGTTTGCTGATCTGTATATTGTGAAATGGACATCTCTCATGATACCACCTATCACAATTATGATGGTTAACCTGATAGGAATTGCGGTTGGAGTTAGCAGAACCATATACAGTGTGATACCTCAATGGAGTCGTCTACTTGGTGGTGTTTTCTTCAGTTTTTGGGTCTTGGCTCATCTGTATCCCTTTGCAAAAGGTTTGAtgggaagaagaggaagaacaCCTACCATAGTTTTTGTATGGTCAGGCCTCATTGCAATCACAATTTCTCTCCTCTGGGTGGCCATCAACCCCCCTGCTGGTTCTAACCAAATTGGTGGTTCATTCCAGTTCCCTTGA
- the LOC114173525 gene encoding TOM1-like protein 1 yields MSDNLMEKVNALGERLKIGGVEVGRKMSEGMSSMSFKVREFFQGPNQADKLVEDATSEALDEPDWALNLDLCDLINTDKLSSVELIRGIKKRIMVKSPRVQYLALVLLETCVKNCEKAFSEVAAERVLDEMVKLIDDPQTVVNNRNKALMMIEAWGESTGELRYLPVFEETYKSLRSRGIRFPGRDNESLAPIFTPPRSVSAAEVDVSLQQQFEHDVPAQFEHDVPVQSFSPEQTKEAFDVARNSIELLSTVLSSSPQQDALQDDLTSTLVHQCRRSQTTVQRIVETAGDNEALLFEALNVNDEIQKVLTKYEELKQPASAPLQPEPAMIPVAVEPDESPRHIKEDALIRKPAGSRTPQGGSNDDMMDDLDEMIFGKKSGEGSDGGHDTKKQQSPKDDLISF; encoded by the exons ATGAGCGATAATCTGATGGAAAAGGTGAATGCTTTGGGGGAGCGTCTGAAAATCGGAGGAGTGGAAGTGGGTCGGAAGATGAGTGAGGGAATGAGTTCGATGAGCTTCAAGGTCAGAGAGTTCTTCCAGGGCCCGAATCAGGCCGACAAGTTGGTCGAGGACGCTACTTCGGAGGCCCTAGACGAGCCCGATTGGGCCCTGAACCTCGATCTCTGCGACCTCATCAACACCGACAAGCTTTCCAGCGTGGAACTCATAAGGGGAATCAAGAAGCGAATCATGGTGAAAAGCCCTAGGGTTCAGTACCTCGCCCTCGTCCTCCTCGAAACCTGCGTCAAAAACTGCGAGAAGGCCTTCTCCGAGGTCGCCGCCGAGCGAGTTCTCGACGAGATGGTCAAACTCATCGACGACCCCCAGACGGTCGTCAACAACCGGAACAAGGCCTTGATGATGATCGAAGCCTGGGGTGAGTCCACCGGCGAGTTGCGATATCTCCCTGTCTTTGAAGAAACTTACAAG AGTCTGAGATCGAGGGGTATAAGGTTTCCTGGTCGTGACAATGAAAGCTTGGCTCCTATATTCACTCCGCCTCGTTCAGTTTCTGCTGCGGAGGTTGATGTCAGTCTTCAACAGCAGTTTGAGCATGATGTGCCTGCGCAGTTTGAGCATGATGTTCCTGTTCAGAGTTTTTCTCCTGAACAGACTAAGGAAGCTTTTGACGTTGCCAGAAATAGCATTGAGCTTCTTTCCACTGTGTTGTCGTCTTCGCCGCAACAGGATGCTTTACAG GATGATTTGACCTCCACACTTGTACACCAGTGTCGTCGCTCCCAAACCACTGTCCAGAGAATTGTTGAAACTGCGGGGGACAATGAAGCACTGCTTTTTGAAGCCTTGAACGTTAACGATGAGATTCAGAAGGTTCTCACCAAGTACGAGGAGTTGAAGCAGCCTGCATCTGCTCCACTTCAACCTGAACCAGCCATGATTCCAGTTGCTGTGGAACCAGACGAATCACCACGCCATATTAAAGAAGATGCCTTGATTAGAAAACCAGCTGGATCAAGAACACCCCAGGGAGGAAGCAACGATGACATGATGGATGATCTTGATGAGATGATTTTTGGGAAAAAAAGTGGTGAAGGATCAGATGGGGGACACGACACAAAGAAGCAGCAATCACCAAAAGATGATCTCATCTCTTTCTGA
- the LOC114173862 gene encoding DNA-directed RNA polymerase III subunit RPC5 gives MDFDDLEEAPVKATSRVSKFAPKSSKLKPKPKAEPGPKTEPQPQPQPEPSISKPEPQEFVATVKKNEDGVETVSPSHIKPELNTDVQMETEPKSEPEDEAETGRDDPMDEDTPEDTVVREIDVFFTPSIDAETQLYVFQYPLRPSWRPYDIEDRCEEVRLKPESSEVELDLPIEMESSNIDREFANKYNVTKQTYATSWKPPRAGGRAATAAGLLMGDKLHLHPIHAVVQLRPKLQHLNSGGSKRKNVTSAGANATVKTEGSNEEKPVATSKKQNKPTEPSIEQKNEDDESWLPLKYHGCKSDISSRYLEQMMAQESSPIDFTMKAFDYVTALCPGGTSNNLSKGPSKRDLLSLPVEERLKKMLETYSPQRFSAIKHFAPEYSEEEILKFLQQHALLLWGLWTAKSSLLYPNGGAESLARDYVLLMFSKNLKVQSSDLNVRGELTTHVKEFLKQFGLETANLDKSAGEPKPYWKFKERPDESFKKLYPDIVEKQERLFKGLEQHLPGLVSNAGKRKIGKSAVANQGVNNEALKTVSSDQGTTSLAGVSTGKMTMSNETRHALPIALKKLFQTNKVCSFKVICQGLREMAVSKAMLSKGDSKIAVDAAHSLDGPHSELMAVINEVASEIHGHYVLKSSQDDPFRDVVIDMLRGSGPNAKLRKAEIIEAARRKLGREVPNNEYNKVMSELCVSKGSVWVLRNGDGSNQ, from the exons ATGGACTTCGACGACTTAGAAGAAGCGCCGGTGAAGGCCACTTCTCGAGTCTCCAAGTTCGCGCCAAAATCATCAAAGCTCAAACCTAAACCAAAAGCGGAACCTGGCCCCAAAACTGAACCTCAACCCCAACCCCAACCCGAACCATCCATCTCCAAACCAGAGCCTCAAGAATTCGTTGCGACTGTCAAAAAGAACGAAGATGGCGTAGAAACAGTGTCACCAAGTCATATAAAGCCCGAACTCAACACCGATGTCCAAATGGAAACGGAACCGAAATCTGAACCCGAGGACGAAGCAGAAACAGGACGAGATGATCCCATGGACGAAGATACTCCCGAAGATACAGTTGTACGGGAAATTGACGTTTTCTTCACACCTTCTATTGACGCCGAGACTCAG TTGTACGTTTTTCAGTATCCCTTGAGACCTAGTTGGCGACCTTACGACATAGAGGACAGATGCGAAGAG GTAAGGTTGAAACCTGAGAGTTCAGAAGTGGAACTTGATTTACCCATTGAAATGGAGTCAAGTAATATTGATAGAGAGTTTGCCAATAAATACAACGTCACGAAGCAG ACTTATGCAACTTCCTGGAAGCCACCTCGTGCAGGTGGACGAGCTGCAACTGCTGCTGGGCTTCTTATGGGAGATAAG TTACACCTGCATCCAATTCATGCAGTTGTGCAGCTTCGCCCAAAATTACAGCATCTGAATTCTGGTGGTTCAAAAAGGAAGAACGTCACCTCTGCTGGGGCAAATGCTACCGTCAAAACTGAGGGCTCAAATGAAGAAAAGCCTGTTGCTACATCAAAGAAGCAG AATAAGCCAACTGAACCATCTATTGAGCAAAAGAATGAGGATGATGAG AGCTGGCTTCCTCTTAAGTACCATGGCTGCAAGAGTGATATCTCGTCTAGATATTTGGAGCAAATGATGGCACAAGAAAGTTCTCCAATAGACTTCACAATGAAAGC GTTTGATTATGTTACCGCACTGTGTCCTGGAGGGACTAGCAACAATTTATCAAAGGGTCCTTCAAAAAG GGATCTACTATCATTACCCGTGGAAGAGCGACTTAAGAAGATGCTTGAG ACATATTCACCACAGCGTTTCAGTGCTATAAAACACTTTGCACCTGAATACTCCGAGGAGGAAATTCTAAAATTCCTGCAGCAACATGCGCTGTTGTTGTGGGGACTATGGACTGCAAAAAGTTCGTTGCTATATCCTAATGGTGGCGCGGAATCTTTGGCCAGAGATTATGTCTTACTAATGTTTAGCAAGAATTTGAAAGTTCAGTCTTCTGATTTGAATGTTCGAGGTGAACTTACTACTCACGTGAAGGAATTCCTTAAGCAATTTGGCTTGGAAACAGCCAATCTTGATAAATCTGCTGGAGAACCAAAACCTTATTGGAAATTCAAAGAGCGTCCTGACGAGTCATTCAAAAAACTCTATCCAGATATTGTTGAGAAACAGGAAAGACTTTTCAAAGGTTTGGAACAACATTTACCTGGTCTTGTTTCAAATGCTGGAAAACGTAAAATTGGTAAAAGTGCTGTAGCAAACCAAGGTGTAAACAATGAGGCTCTTAAAACAGTAAGTTCTGATCAAGGGACAACGAGTCTGGCTGGAGTGTCTACGGGGAAAATGACCATGTCAAATGAAACCCGACATGCTCTACCGATTGCCCTCAAGAAGCTTTTTCAGACTAACAAAGTTTGCAG TTTCAAAGTGATATGCCAAGGATTGCGCGAAATGGCAGTTTCCAAAGCTATGCTTTCAAAGGGAGATTCTAAAATTGCCGTGGATGCAGCTCACAGTCTTGACGGTCCACATAGTGAGTTAATGGCAGTCATAAACGAAGTTGCATCTGAAATCCATGGACATTATGTGTTGAAATCATCACAAGATGATCCGTTCAG AGATGTTGTAATTGATATGCTTCGTGGAAGTGGACCCAATGCCAAGCTCAGGAAGGCTGAGATAATTGAAGCTGCAAGGAGAAAACTTGGAAGAGAGGTCCCTAACAACGAATATAACaag GTGATGAGTGAGTTATGCGTTTCAAAAGGTTCTGTTTGGGTCTTGAGAAACGGTGATGGAAGTAACCAATGA
- the LOC114173610 gene encoding heat stress transcription factor A-1e-like translates to MEGASWNSSVCVAPFLSKTYDMVDDPTTDSVVSWGENNNTFVVWNVPQFATDILPKHFKHNNFSSFVRQLNTYGFRKVDPDQWEFANEGFLRGEKQLLKSISRRKSAHVNGSQQQPSQVQKSAVRACVEVGKFGLEEEVEILKRDKNVLMQELVRLRQKQQVTDNQMQNVGQRVQSMEQRQQQMMSFLAKAMHSPGFLAQFVQQQNESNKHITGANKKRRLHSQEKDNLATNSLHSGLDGHIVKYQSSINNAAKSLFRQILQINNSTTTQSSIKNPDVFLIDDIPSAIASDSSSSSTQVSNVTLSTVPPVSELTSMEVDSQFPVNCMPSISEVQSSPAVLDFCQSQGVETESSLVNHNLNGVEAGSRSMAEIDVSSVLDGAHTVEAGYSSADADGISQLPDIDDEFWELFFRPSPLTGDAEEIKFSSLGCGLTEEQGLPLERENEKKNVDKMQHVDNLTKQMGLLASKS, encoded by the exons ATGGAGGGAGCATCGTGGAACAGCAGTGTCTGTGTGGCACCGTTTCTGAGCAAAACCTACGACATGGTCGACGACCCCACCACCGATTCCGTCGTGTCGTGGGGCGAAAACAACAACACCTTTGTTGTCTGGAACGTTCCCCAGTTCGCCACAGACATCTTGCCCAAACATTTTAAGCATAACAACTTCTCCAGCTTCGTCAGGCAGTTGAATACTTAT GGTTTTAGGAAGGTTGATCCAGATCAATGGGAATTTGCAAATGAAGGGTTTCTAAGAGGGGAAAAACAACTTCTAAAAAGTATCAGTAGGCGTAAATCTGCCCATGTAAATGGTAGTCAACAACAACCATCTCAAGTGCAAAAATCAGCTGTTAGAGCATGTGTCGAGGTGGGGAAATTTGGGCTTGAGGAAGAGGTGGAAATACTGAAAAGGGATAAGAATGTTCTTATGCAGGAACTAGTTAGGTTGAGACAGAAACAGCAAGTGACTGATAACCAAATGCAAAATGTTGGGCAACGCGTGCAGTCAATGGAGCAGCGGCAGCAGCAAATGATGTCATTCCTAGCAAAGGCCATGCACAGCCCTGGCTTCTTAGCTCAATTTGTACAGCAGCAGAATGAAAGTAACAAACATATCACTGGGGCTAATAAAAAGAGGAGGCTCCACAGTCAGGAAAAGGATAATTTAGCCACCAATAGTCTCCATAGTGGTCTTGATGGACACATAGTCAAGTACCAGAGTTCCATAAACAATGCTGCAAAATCATTATTTCGCCAGATACTGCAGATAAACAATTCTACAACAACACAATCGTCAATTAAGAACCCTGATGTTTTTCTCATTGACGATATTCCTTCTGCCATTGCATCAGATAGCAGCAGTTCATCCACTCAGGTTTCTAATGTGACCCTTTCTACCGTTCCTCCTGTTTCTGAACTAACAAGTATGGAAGTAGACTCCCAGTTTCCTGTCAATTGTATGCCCAGTATATCCGAGGTGCAATCTTCACCTGCTGTGTTGGACTTTTGTCAGAGTCAAGGGGTGGAAACTGAAAGCAGTTTAGTGAATCATAATCTGAATGGTGTGGAGGCTGGTAGTAGGAGCATGGCGGAGATAGACGTGTCATCTGTTTTGGATGGAGCGCACACTGTAGAAGCTGGTTATTCTTCAGCCGATGCAGATGGAATTTCTCAACTCCCTGATATCGATGATGAGTTCTGGGAGTTGTTTTTCAGGCCAAGCCCACTTACAGGAGACGCAGAGGAAATTAAATTTAGCTCTCTAGGATGTGGTCTGACTGAAGAACAGGGTTTGCCTTTGGAAAgggaaaatgagaagaaaaatgtTGATAAGATGCAGCATGTTGACAATCTTACTAAACAGATGGGACTTCTTGCATCAAAGTCCTAA
- the LOC114173496 gene encoding uncharacterized protein LOC114173496 isoform X1: MVVVVPLDCFSFHHCLRNHTTQLSLSSRSTTSTATTSTLHFHYPIIQAKLPFFTNSDSFQVGRPIGTYGFINITSYSAFPSGPGTDYSLKDLGGLKTQDVGEGDVKIRLYEGRVSRGPLTGTPVTFKVYPGRRAGGVVADALAANELNTHLFLQSSSKGIAQHLALLVGGFETTTGEQWLAFRDDGKYSVADYAKIVSERLSKSREVSSWNPFEQGVTIKRRQSFIIKLLQGVMKGVAYLHDHDRLHQSLGPFSVVLNTISEKEGSYLIPRLRDLAFSVNVRYKELDDSGQLSEGLWRRASGAGAFTQMEKRAFGIADDIYEAGLLFAYLAFVPFCEAGVMDSLSLQRLLENTFQLDLEATREYCLADDRLVNAVEFLDLGDGAGWELLQTMLNADFRKRPTAEAVLNHRFMTGAVL; this comes from the exons ATGGTTGTGGTGGTTCCTCTTGATTGCTTCTCTTTCCATCATTGTCTTCGCAATCACACGACCCAGTTGTCCCTTTCTTCCAGATCCACCACCTCCACCGCCACCACCTCCACTCTCCACTTCCATTATCCCATAATTCAAGCAAAGTTGCCTTTTTTCACCAACTCCGACTCCTTCCAAGTGGGTCGACCCATTGGCACCTATGGCTTCATCAACATCACCAG CTACTCTGCCTTTCCCTCTGGGCCTGGCACTGACTATTCACTCAAGGACTTGGGAGGATTGAAAACTCAAGATGTTGGAGAAGGCGATGTCAAAATCAG GCTTTATGAAGGGAGAGTTTCTCGGGGTCCACTTACTGGAACTCCGGTTACTTTTAAG GTTTATCCTGGAAGGCGAGCTGGGGGAGTTGTGGCTGATGCACTCGCTGCAAATGAGTTAAATACACACTTGTTTCTTCAG AGCAGTTCTAAAGGTATTGCTCAGCATCTTGCGCTGCTTGTAGGTGGGTTTGAAACAACCACCGGAGAGCAG TGGCTTGCATTTCGTGATGATGGGAAATATAGCGTGGCAGACTATGCAAAAATTGTAAGCGAGAGGTTATCGAAAAGCCGAGAAGTTTCATCCTGGAATCCTTTTGAGCAAGGAGTAACAATCAAAAGGAGacaaagttttattataaaGCTGCTCCAAGGTGTCATGAAGGGTGTAGCTTACTTGCATGACCATGATAGATTGCACCAAAGTCTAGGACCATTTTCTGTGGTTCTCAA CACAATTTCAGAAAAAGAAGGTTCTTATTTGATTCCTAGACTCCGGGATCTAGCCTTTTCTGTTAATGTCAG GTACAAGGAACTAGATGATTCAGGACAGCTTTCAGAGGGGCTTTGGAGACGAGCATCAGGTGCTGGTGCATTCACACAAATGGAGAAAAGAGCTTTTGGAATAGCTGATGACAT ATATGAAGCTGGTCTTCTTTTCGCATACTTGGCTTTTGTTCCATTTTGTGAGGCTGGTGTAATGGATAGCCTATCCTTGCAA AGGCTTTTGGAGAACACCTTCCAACTTGATCTTGAAGCCACACGAGA ATATTGTCTAGCTGATGACAGATTGGTAAATGCTGTTGAGTTCCTTGATCTTGGAGATGGTGCTGGTTGGGAGTTACTTCAG
- the LOC114173496 gene encoding uncharacterized protein LOC114173496 isoform X2 yields MLEKAMSKSGRLYEGRVSRGPLTGTPVTFKVYPGRRAGGVVADALAANELNTHLFLQSSSKGIAQHLALLVGGFETTTGEQWLAFRDDGKYSVADYAKIVSERLSKSREVSSWNPFEQGVTIKRRQSFIIKLLQGVMKGVAYLHDHDRLHQSLGPFSVVLNTISEKEGSYLIPRLRDLAFSVNVRYKELDDSGQLSEGLWRRASGAGAFTQMEKRAFGIADDIYEAGLLFAYLAFVPFCEAGVMDSLSLQRLLENTFQLDLEATREYCLADDRLVNAVEFLDLGDGAGWELLQTMLNADFRKRPTAEAVLNHRFMTGAVL; encoded by the exons ATGTTGGAGAAGGCGATGTCAAAATCAGGTAG GCTTTATGAAGGGAGAGTTTCTCGGGGTCCACTTACTGGAACTCCGGTTACTTTTAAG GTTTATCCTGGAAGGCGAGCTGGGGGAGTTGTGGCTGATGCACTCGCTGCAAATGAGTTAAATACACACTTGTTTCTTCAG AGCAGTTCTAAAGGTATTGCTCAGCATCTTGCGCTGCTTGTAGGTGGGTTTGAAACAACCACCGGAGAGCAG TGGCTTGCATTTCGTGATGATGGGAAATATAGCGTGGCAGACTATGCAAAAATTGTAAGCGAGAGGTTATCGAAAAGCCGAGAAGTTTCATCCTGGAATCCTTTTGAGCAAGGAGTAACAATCAAAAGGAGacaaagttttattataaaGCTGCTCCAAGGTGTCATGAAGGGTGTAGCTTACTTGCATGACCATGATAGATTGCACCAAAGTCTAGGACCATTTTCTGTGGTTCTCAA CACAATTTCAGAAAAAGAAGGTTCTTATTTGATTCCTAGACTCCGGGATCTAGCCTTTTCTGTTAATGTCAG GTACAAGGAACTAGATGATTCAGGACAGCTTTCAGAGGGGCTTTGGAGACGAGCATCAGGTGCTGGTGCATTCACACAAATGGAGAAAAGAGCTTTTGGAATAGCTGATGACAT ATATGAAGCTGGTCTTCTTTTCGCATACTTGGCTTTTGTTCCATTTTGTGAGGCTGGTGTAATGGATAGCCTATCCTTGCAA AGGCTTTTGGAGAACACCTTCCAACTTGATCTTGAAGCCACACGAGA ATATTGTCTAGCTGATGACAGATTGGTAAATGCTGTTGAGTTCCTTGATCTTGGAGATGGTGCTGGTTGGGAGTTACTTCAG